Proteins from a genomic interval of Fimbriimonadaceae bacterium:
- a CDS encoding DUF1275 domain-containing protein, with protein sequence MTRYDRQSITFAMALSLLAGYVDASGFLSTGGLFVSFMSGNSTRLGVKSAASQGLMVVLIFGVIALFVCGVIAGTLVSRFSGDRRKTAVLGLVVTFLLVAAVALSIGSTYVATAFMVMAMGAENSVFQRDGEVSIGVTYMTGTLVKMGQNLAAMLLGGSRTSWFPYFLLWVGLVSGATLGALTHAHLRSFNLWPACVLALVLLAYSPRVKVSAAVPNE encoded by the coding sequence GTGACCCGCTATGACCGCCAGTCCATTACCTTTGCGATGGCCCTTTCCCTCCTGGCAGGTTATGTCGATGCATCGGGGTTCCTGTCGACGGGCGGTCTGTTCGTCTCGTTCATGAGCGGCAATTCGACGAGACTCGGGGTCAAGAGCGCGGCCAGCCAAGGGCTGATGGTGGTGCTCATCTTCGGCGTCATCGCGCTCTTTGTGTGCGGGGTCATCGCGGGGACGCTGGTCTCGCGGTTCTCGGGTGACCGGCGCAAGACGGCTGTCCTTGGTCTGGTCGTGACCTTTCTCTTGGTCGCCGCCGTCGCCCTCTCCATCGGCTCGACCTACGTGGCGACTGCTTTCATGGTCATGGCCATGGGGGCGGAGAACTCCGTTTTTCAGCGGGACGGCGAGGTGAGTATCGGCGTGACTTACATGACCGGGACGCTTGTGAAAATGGGCCAGAACCTCGCGGCGATGCTGCTGGGTGGCTCCAGGACATCCTGGTTCCCCTACTTCCTTCTCTGGGTCGGGCTCGTGAGCGGGGCCACCCTGGGGGCGTTGACCCACGCGCACCTGCGGTCTTTCAACCTCTGGCCCGCCTGCGTCCTGGCCCTCGTCCTGCTGGCTTATTCGCCAAGGGTCAAGGTCAGCGCCGCAGTACCGAACGAGTAG
- a CDS encoding NAD-dependent epimerase/dehydratase family protein, whose product MDVLVIGGTKFVGRALTDALLARGHRVTHFNRGQSGPDVFPQVETVLGDRKTDLHRLPDRTWDAVVDTCGYRAVDLQTSTSFLGSRVGRYLYVSTISVYSDDNPPFVVETDRLSGPDFGDGEITSETYGPMKVATEVVLREALGDLATIVRPGVIIGPHDHTWRFTYWPHRFREGGDVLVPDAAEKRVTSVDVRDLADFQVNLLEQSVTGVFNVDNADLTFGALVEAASAGTGGRPVHVSDAFLTENNVQDWTELPIYLRKKFPLADTSAARAAGLRTRPLAETVRDLMAWVDESGVPDSRPGLAPEREKELLAQWRARA is encoded by the coding sequence ATGGACGTCCTCGTCATCGGCGGCACGAAGTTCGTCGGCCGCGCCCTCACCGACGCCCTCCTCGCCAGAGGTCATCGGGTCACCCACTTCAACCGGGGCCAGTCTGGCCCCGACGTCTTCCCCCAGGTCGAGACTGTCCTCGGCGACCGCAAGACCGACCTGCACCGGTTGCCTGACCGCACATGGGACGCCGTCGTCGACACATGCGGCTATCGGGCGGTCGACCTCCAAACCAGCACGTCGTTCCTCGGGAGCCGGGTCGGCAGGTACCTCTACGTCTCCACGATCTCCGTCTACTCCGACGACAACCCGCCGTTTGTCGTTGAGACCGACCGGCTCTCTGGGCCGGACTTCGGCGACGGGGAGATCACCAGCGAGACATACGGCCCCATGAAGGTGGCGACCGAGGTGGTTCTGCGCGAGGCGCTGGGCGACCTCGCGACGATCGTCCGACCCGGCGTGATCATCGGGCCGCACGACCACACCTGGCGGTTCACCTACTGGCCCCACCGGTTCCGAGAGGGTGGTGACGTCCTCGTGCCCGACGCGGCCGAGAAGCGGGTGACGAGCGTGGACGTCCGCGACCTGGCCGATTTCCAGGTCAACTTGCTCGAACAGTCAGTGACCGGAGTCTTCAACGTGGACAATGCCGACCTGACCTTTGGCGCCCTGGTCGAGGCCGCGTCGGCAGGGACCGGCGGTCGGCCCGTCCATGTCAGCGACGCGTTTCTCACCGAGAACAACGTCCAAGACTGGACGGAGCTGCCCATCTACCTGCGCAAGAAGTTTCCCCTTGCCGACACGTCAGCGGCGCGCGCGGCGGGATTGCGTACCCGACCGCTGGCCGAGACCGTCAGAGACTTGATGGCCTGGGTGGACGAGTCGGGTGTGCCCGACTCGAGGCCCGGCCTTGCCCCCGAACGAGAAAAGGAACTATTGGCACAATGGCGCGCACGAGCTTGA
- a CDS encoding ribonuclease J — protein sequence MSLLKVIPLGGAGEIGKNCTVVEMGDDLVLVDCGLSFPHEEHFGVDIVVPDFTYLRQNKHRLKAVFLTHAHEDHVGALSFFVTEFDCPIYCTEFTEAMVRAKLEERVKLLKVNLERMAPGKRVKVGALEVEPVRLTHSIPEMCALAVHTPHGAVLFTGDFKFDFTPVDNQPSDIKRLTELGDEGVLVLLSDSTNVDRPGWGPSESAVTEGYRREFAKATGRIMVTMFSSNIHRMQQVFDVAKELGRKVAVAGRRMDETVRMCQRTGYLNVAEGVYLPLEEINKQPADKVVILVTGSQGEPMAALSQMSRQEYSRLRIVEGDTVLYSARPIPGNEGMIWRTVNRLIRLGANVVTDAPTPIHVSGHGYQDELKMMVQLTKPFYVAPVHGEPRHQLLYLDMVKAMGHPEHRMFHIHNGSQLCFDDQKAWVDEKSVEWGEVLIDQHGNVPVTDTVLGQRSALAMDGVVVVSLAADLGAGHLEGRPEAQVRGFSGPGEVIEDALDTLCDELAKLKPAELKSREALEGVIVDVTKRVVQRKCQQRPVVIPVVVSV from the coding sequence ATGAGTTTGCTCAAGGTCATCCCCCTCGGTGGTGCAGGTGAGATCGGCAAGAACTGCACCGTCGTGGAGATGGGTGACGACCTGGTGCTGGTCGACTGCGGACTGTCTTTCCCCCACGAAGAACACTTTGGCGTCGACATCGTCGTCCCCGACTTCACTTACCTTCGGCAGAACAAGCACCGCCTCAAAGCCGTCTTCCTGACCCACGCCCACGAAGACCACGTCGGTGCCCTCTCCTTCTTCGTCACCGAGTTCGACTGCCCCATCTACTGCACCGAGTTCACCGAAGCGATGGTGAGGGCCAAGTTGGAAGAGCGGGTCAAACTCCTCAAGGTCAACCTGGAACGGATGGCACCGGGCAAGCGCGTCAAGGTCGGGGCCTTGGAAGTCGAACCGGTCCGCCTCACCCACTCGATTCCGGAAATGTGCGCCTTGGCCGTGCACACCCCCCACGGGGCGGTGCTGTTCACCGGCGACTTCAAGTTCGACTTCACCCCGGTCGACAACCAACCGAGCGACATCAAGCGGTTGACCGAGTTGGGCGACGAGGGCGTCCTTGTCCTCCTCAGTGACTCGACCAACGTGGACCGGCCGGGCTGGGGCCCCAGCGAGTCGGCGGTCACCGAGGGATACCGCCGCGAGTTTGCCAAGGCCACCGGGCGGATCATGGTGACGATGTTCAGCAGCAACATCCACCGGATGCAGCAGGTGTTCGACGTGGCCAAAGAGCTGGGCCGCAAGGTCGCTGTCGCCGGCCGCCGGATGGACGAGACCGTCCGCATGTGCCAGCGCACGGGCTATCTCAACGTCGCCGAGGGCGTGTACCTGCCCCTGGAGGAGATCAACAAGCAACCGGCGGACAAGGTGGTCATCCTTGTCACCGGCAGCCAAGGCGAGCCAATGGCAGCCTTGAGCCAGATGTCGCGGCAGGAGTACTCCCGCCTCCGCATCGTCGAGGGCGACACCGTCCTCTACTCCGCCCGCCCCATCCCCGGAAACGAGGGGATGATCTGGCGCACGGTCAACCGTCTGATCCGCCTCGGGGCCAACGTCGTCACCGACGCCCCGACCCCGATCCACGTCAGCGGCCACGGCTACCAGGACGAACTGAAGATGATGGTCCAGCTGACCAAGCCGTTCTACGTCGCCCCCGTCCACGGCGAGCCCCGCCATCAACTGCTCTATCTCGACATGGTCAAGGCGATGGGCCACCCCGAACACCGGATGTTCCACATCCACAACGGGTCGCAACTCTGCTTCGACGACCAGAAGGCGTGGGTTGACGAGAAGTCCGTCGAATGGGGCGAGGTCCTCATCGACCAACATGGCAACGTCCCGGTCACCGACACGGTCTTGGGGCAACGGTCGGCCCTGGCAATGGACGGGGTCGTCGTCGTCTCGCTGGCCGCCGACCTGGGTGCAGGCCACCTCGAAGGTCGGCCCGAAGCCCAAGTCCGCGGGTTCAGCGGCCCTGGCGAAGTCATCGAGGACGCCCTCGACACCCTTTGCGACGAACTGGCCAAGCTGAAACCCGCCGAACTCAAGTCCCGCGAGGCCCTGGAGGGCGTCATCGTCGACGTCACCAAGCGGGTCGTCCAGCGCAAGTGCCAGCAACGGCCCGTGGTCATTCCGGTCGTCGTTTCGGTCTAG
- a CDS encoding iron ABC transporter permease → MPPTDRRPPRFGPTLAGVCVLALAVHVLWGGSAHFGPAELIGAFGRPGADDPVATVLWQVRLPRGLGAGLAGALLAVVGAAFQSLFRNPLAEPYVVGVSSGASAAGALAVVAGVAGGLGLLVAAWLGGMASLALVFALGRPQGSASVGRLLLAGVVVGTLLGAVTVLVLLMGHRDTNQVLRWMMGSTTPMFWDRVGVLAVALAAGTAVLARQARALNTVAMTGQLADTMGVDAKSLTRTVLWTGSAMVGVSVGAVGLVGFVGLAAPHIARTLLGPDLRRTLPASMALGAAMLLVADVLAIRLLPGIELPVGAVTAVLGAPLLLYLLRDREIYL, encoded by the coding sequence ATGCCCCCCACGGACCGACGTCCGCCCAGGTTCGGCCCGACCTTGGCCGGGGTGTGCGTGTTGGCCTTGGCCGTCCACGTCCTCTGGGGCGGGTCGGCCCACTTTGGGCCGGCCGAGTTGATCGGCGCGTTCGGCCGACCAGGCGCGGACGACCCGGTGGCCACGGTCTTGTGGCAGGTCCGGTTGCCGCGTGGCCTGGGCGCAGGTTTGGCCGGAGCGCTCCTCGCCGTCGTCGGGGCGGCGTTCCAGTCGCTGTTCCGCAACCCTCTGGCCGAGCCCTACGTCGTCGGCGTCAGCAGTGGGGCGTCGGCGGCGGGGGCCCTTGCCGTCGTCGCGGGGGTCGCGGGCGGGCTTGGGCTCCTTGTGGCGGCTTGGCTGGGCGGTATGGCGAGCCTGGCCCTGGTGTTCGCCCTGGGGCGGCCCCAAGGGTCGGCCTCGGTGGGCAGGCTCCTGTTGGCCGGTGTCGTCGTCGGCACCTTGCTCGGTGCCGTCACCGTCCTTGTGCTCCTGATGGGGCACCGCGACACAAACCAGGTCTTGCGGTGGATGATGGGTTCGACGACCCCCATGTTTTGGGACCGCGTCGGCGTCTTGGCGGTGGCTTTGGCGGCGGGGACGGCGGTCCTGGCCCGCCAGGCCAGGGCGCTGAACACGGTCGCGATGACGGGGCAATTGGCCGACACCATGGGGGTCGACGCCAAGTCGTTGACAAGGACGGTCCTTTGGACCGGGTCGGCGATGGTCGGGGTCAGTGTCGGGGCGGTGGGGCTCGTCGGGTTTGTCGGACTGGCCGCACCCCATATTGCCCGGACCCTCCTGGGGCCGGACCTGCGGCGGACCTTACCGGCGTCCATGGCCCTGGGGGCGGCGATGCTCCTCGTGGCCGACGTGCTCGCCATCCGGTTGCTGCCTGGCATCGAGCTACCGGTCGGGGCGGTCACCGCCGTCTTGGGCGCCCCGCTTCTCCTCTACTTGTTGCGCGACCGCGAGATCTATTTGTAA
- a CDS encoding bifunctional transcriptional activator/DNA repair protein Ada, with protein sequence MTTAAQSNEWTRAYLENDAAYDGLFFVAVKTTKIFCRPVCPARKPFPKNVEFFEYAKDALTAGYRPCKRCRPMDMGVKPPEWVRPVISMVEAEPQTRWQARHLVEQGVDPARVRRYFKRQYGMTFAAYCRARRLGTAMDALRRGQMALEAGMDSGFSSSSGFRAAFDRVFGVSPNRVGHLCTVTMRWFDSPLGPLVGCATDTHLVLLEFADRRMLETQMKTLQNRLGCVVVQGPSGLLDEVGRQLDEYFAGQRTRFDVPLATPGTPFQEEVWRYLCTIPFGETRSYGQMAKELGRPDAQRAVGKANGDNRVAIIVPCHRVVRSDGTLCGYGGGLWRKKRLLELESGQCTLAGVED encoded by the coding sequence ATGACCACGGCCGCACAAAGCAATGAATGGACCAGGGCATACCTGGAGAACGACGCCGCCTACGACGGTCTCTTCTTTGTCGCGGTGAAGACGACAAAGATCTTCTGCCGGCCCGTGTGTCCGGCGCGGAAGCCGTTTCCCAAGAACGTCGAGTTCTTCGAGTATGCCAAGGACGCTTTGACGGCGGGGTACCGGCCCTGCAAGCGGTGCCGCCCCATGGACATGGGAGTCAAGCCGCCGGAGTGGGTACGGCCGGTCATATCGATGGTCGAGGCCGAACCGCAGACACGGTGGCAGGCCCGTCACCTGGTCGAGCAAGGCGTCGACCCGGCGCGGGTCCGGCGATACTTCAAGCGCCAGTACGGCATGACCTTCGCCGCGTACTGCCGGGCGCGGCGCCTGGGGACGGCGATGGACGCCCTGCGCCGGGGTCAGATGGCATTGGAGGCAGGCATGGACAGTGGGTTCTCGTCAAGCAGCGGGTTCCGGGCGGCGTTTGACCGGGTGTTCGGGGTGAGTCCGAACCGGGTCGGCCACTTGTGCACCGTGACGATGCGGTGGTTTGATTCGCCGCTCGGGCCCTTGGTGGGTTGCGCGACGGACACCCATCTTGTCTTGCTTGAGTTTGCCGACCGGCGCATGCTGGAGACCCAGATGAAGACGCTCCAGAACCGACTGGGTTGCGTCGTGGTCCAGGGCCCCAGCGGACTGCTCGACGAAGTCGGCCGCCAGTTGGACGAGTATTTCGCCGGCCAGCGGACCAGGTTTGATGTCCCCCTAGCGACGCCGGGCACTCCGTTCCAGGAGGAAGTGTGGCGTTATCTGTGCACGATCCCCTTTGGCGAGACGCGTTCTTACGGCCAAATGGCCAAGGAACTTGGTAGGCCGGACGCCCAGCGGGCGGTGGGCAAGGCCAACGGAGACAACCGGGTCGCGATCATCGTGCCGTGCCATCGGGTCGTCCGGTCGGACGGCACGCTGTGCGGCTACGGCGGCGGGCTCTGGCGCAAGAAACGGCTCCTCGAGCTTGAATCTGGCCAATGCACCTTGGCGGGCGTCGAGGACTGA
- a CDS encoding TIGR03790 family protein: MLTYLLAPVLIYPTLLAPAEDETSHVMVVINMASLESRSIGGYYRLKRNIPKENVVTVDMSQTETVSKDEFTYALLKPVQKAVKASKTRIDYIVLTKGVPIRIGDGGGPSTDAYLAVMNRDMPGIGKLTEEEIRKSMNPYFGKKEHFDSAKFNMYLVTRLDGYTIEDAKGLVDHSLAAKPVAGPFYMDEAGNRTTGGYGELQGTMATAAGLLRKAGKEAVVENSAVYGDPGRAVMGYITWGSNDGKFNLKVYRGIKFLPGALCETFVSTSARTFKRTTGGQSLIADLISSGVTGVKGYVSEPYTFALARPDILFDRYVSGYNLAESFYMASPVVKWKDLVVGDPLCNPYK; encoded by the coding sequence ATGCTCACCTACCTCCTCGCTCCCGTCCTCATCTACCCGACCCTCCTAGCCCCCGCGGAGGACGAGACGTCGCACGTGATGGTCGTCATCAACATGGCGAGCCTGGAGAGTCGCTCCATCGGGGGCTATTACCGGCTCAAGCGCAACATTCCCAAAGAAAATGTGGTCACGGTGGACATGAGCCAGACCGAGACCGTGAGCAAAGACGAGTTCACTTACGCCCTGCTCAAGCCGGTCCAGAAGGCGGTCAAGGCGAGCAAGACCCGGATCGACTACATCGTGCTCACCAAAGGTGTCCCCATCCGCATCGGGGACGGCGGGGGCCCCAGCACCGACGCCTACCTCGCGGTGATGAACCGCGACATGCCCGGCATCGGCAAGCTGACCGAGGAGGAGATCCGCAAGAGCATGAACCCTTACTTCGGCAAGAAGGAGCACTTCGACAGCGCAAAGTTCAACATGTATCTGGTCACCCGGCTGGACGGTTACACCATCGAGGACGCCAAGGGCCTGGTCGACCACTCTCTGGCCGCCAAACCCGTGGCCGGGCCGTTCTACATGGACGAGGCCGGCAACCGGACGACGGGCGGCTATGGCGAACTCCAGGGGACGATGGCGACGGCGGCGGGGCTCCTGCGAAAGGCGGGTAAGGAGGCGGTCGTCGAGAACAGCGCCGTCTACGGTGACCCCGGACGCGCCGTGATGGGATACATCACCTGGGGCAGCAACGACGGCAAGTTCAACCTCAAGGTCTACCGTGGAATCAAGTTTCTTCCGGGCGCCTTGTGCGAGACGTTTGTGTCCACCAGCGCCCGGACGTTCAAGCGGACCACCGGCGGACAAAGCCTGATCGCCGATCTCATTTCCTCGGGGGTCACCGGGGTGAAGGGTTACGTCAGCGAGCCCTACACTTTCGCCCTTGCGCGGCCCGACATCCTCTTCGACCGGTACGTCTCCGGATACAACCTCGCCGAAAGTTTCTACATGGCGTCGCCGGTGGTCAAGTGGAAAGACCTCGTCGTCGGTGACCCGCTCTGCAACCCTTACAAATAG
- a CDS encoding pyridoxal phosphate-dependent aminotransferase: MDTLALADRTSLLKPSPTLAMTARARKMQAEGIDVISFAAGEPDFNSPDAANTAAKEAIDKGLTKYAPSRGLPALSQAIVEKCSRENGLEVTGDQIVVSCGAKHSLYNTMMVLVQSGDEVVLFAPYWMTYADQVRLAGATPVVVHTGIESGYVPTPEQIAGAITPRTKAIVINSPSNPTGGAWPLETLRAAAELAVKHGVWIISDEIYERLTYGHQHVSVATLGKNVADQTVTILGCSKTYAMTGWRIGFAVAPKPVAAAMANLQDQVTSNATTFAQAGAVAALNLPPAEVEAMRAEFEARRDIGVKLLRQIPGVKIAEPKGAFYFFADFREHIGGDIPDDLALAERLLADAHVATVPGSVFEGPGHLRLSYATSRSNIEKGISRIAEALDKLRT, translated from the coding sequence GTGGACACCCTGGCCCTTGCCGACCGCACCTCCCTTCTGAAGCCCTCGCCGACGCTGGCCATGACCGCCCGGGCCCGGAAGATGCAGGCCGAGGGTATCGACGTGATCAGCTTTGCCGCGGGCGAACCCGACTTCAACAGTCCGGACGCCGCCAACACGGCGGCGAAGGAGGCGATCGACAAAGGCCTGACCAAGTACGCCCCCAGCCGAGGCCTCCCTGCCCTCAGCCAGGCCATCGTCGAAAAGTGCTCCCGGGAGAACGGGCTGGAGGTCACGGGCGACCAGATCGTCGTGAGTTGCGGCGCGAAGCACAGCCTTTACAACACGATGATGGTCCTCGTCCAGTCGGGCGACGAAGTGGTCCTCTTTGCCCCGTACTGGATGACATATGCCGACCAGGTCCGTCTGGCCGGCGCCACCCCCGTCGTAGTCCACACCGGCATCGAGTCCGGTTACGTGCCGACACCCGAGCAGATCGCCGGGGCGATCACCCCGCGCACGAAGGCCATCGTGATCAACTCGCCGAGCAACCCGACTGGCGGGGCCTGGCCCCTGGAGACGCTGAGGGCCGCCGCCGAGTTGGCGGTCAAGCACGGGGTCTGGATCATCAGCGACGAGATTTACGAGCGCCTGACCTACGGCCACCAGCACGTTTCGGTCGCGACCTTGGGAAAGAACGTCGCCGACCAAACCGTGACCATCCTCGGCTGCAGCAAGACCTACGCGATGACCGGTTGGCGCATCGGCTTCGCCGTCGCCCCCAAGCCGGTCGCTGCCGCGATGGCGAACCTGCAAGACCAGGTGACGAGCAACGCGACGACGTTCGCCCAGGCTGGCGCGGTGGCCGCCCTGAACCTACCGCCGGCCGAGGTGGAGGCGATGCGGGCCGAGTTTGAAGCCCGTCGCGACATCGGGGTCAAGCTCCTCCGGCAGATCCCCGGCGTGAAGATCGCCGAACCCAAGGGCGCGTTCTACTTCTTTGCCGACTTCCGGGAGCATATCGGCGGTGACATTCCCGACGACCTCGCGCTGGCCGAGCGCCTCCTCGCCGACGCCCATGTCGCCACGGTGCCCGGATCGGTGTTCGAGGGGCCGGGCCACCTCCGCCTCAGCTATGCCACCAGCCGATCGAACATCGAGAAAGGCATCTCCCGCATCGCCGAGGCCCTCGACAAACTCCGCACATGA
- the glgP gene encoding alpha-glucan family phosphorylase, whose translation MRSLKYAHSFEVVRELPPELAGLKELAYNLRWTWHHESQQLFRDADTELWRATDQNPIEVINQLSGDRVDELLKDEVYLARLQLCVKDLREYMASETWFDQKYPGERASTNIAYFCFEFGISESVPIYSGGLGVLAGDHLKAASDLGIPLVGIGLLYSRGYFRQQLNPDGWQVEVYPQHDFYRMALTLVRGDDGHPVRVRVEFPDRAVTCQIWKAQVGRVELYLLDSNILDNAAVDQSITDNLYGGDEEMRIRQEIILGIGGFRALQVLGKKPTVCHMNEGHAAFLSLERLRQFMTEHNCDLRTARKCVVAGNVFTTHTPVPAGFDIFQKPMLEKHLSKLVGELGMPFDQFLRLGRINKGDEAEPLNMAVLAMENSNHVNGVSKLHAQVTREMFQDRWPDYPLEDVPVDAVTNGIHTMTFVGNRIGALLDKHIGPEWRDDPSDRQMWAKVRDIPNEALWESRENARGDFVRFCRAHLRKRLRAQTGTIDLRSVQDILDPRVLTIGFARRFATYKRATLLFKDKERLKSLLFHPERPVQFVFAGKAHPRDDGGKKLIQDIVQFIRHEGARTRMVFLEDYDMHVARRLVQGVDVWLNNPRRPLEASGTSGMKVVPNGGLNCSILDGWWAEGYRKGLGWAIGDESSSPDEGHQDWLDSRALYQLIEQEIAPTFYHRGETGVPVGWVEMMKDSMAELAPTFSTLRMVREYTSRCYMPASQMFNRLVDNGL comes from the coding sequence ATGCGCAGTTTGAAGTACGCCCATTCGTTCGAAGTCGTCCGAGAACTCCCGCCGGAGCTGGCCGGGCTCAAGGAGTTGGCGTACAACCTGCGCTGGACGTGGCACCATGAGTCGCAGCAACTCTTCCGTGACGCCGACACGGAGCTGTGGCGCGCCACCGACCAGAACCCTATCGAGGTGATCAACCAGCTCTCCGGCGACCGCGTGGACGAGCTCCTGAAGGACGAGGTGTACCTGGCCCGCCTGCAACTCTGCGTGAAGGACTTGCGCGAGTACATGGCGTCGGAGACGTGGTTCGACCAGAAGTACCCCGGCGAACGCGCCTCGACGAACATCGCTTATTTCTGCTTTGAGTTCGGGATCAGCGAGTCGGTGCCGATCTACTCCGGCGGCCTTGGCGTCCTCGCCGGTGACCACCTGAAGGCGGCCAGCGACCTCGGCATCCCGCTGGTCGGCATCGGACTGCTCTATTCCCGCGGCTATTTCCGTCAGCAACTGAACCCCGACGGATGGCAGGTCGAGGTCTATCCGCAGCACGACTTCTACCGGATGGCCCTGACCTTGGTGCGTGGCGACGACGGCCACCCGGTGCGGGTACGGGTCGAGTTCCCCGACCGCGCCGTCACCTGCCAGATTTGGAAGGCCCAAGTCGGCCGTGTCGAGCTCTACCTGCTCGACAGCAACATCCTCGACAACGCGGCCGTCGACCAGTCCATCACCGACAACCTCTATGGCGGCGACGAGGAGATGCGCATCCGCCAGGAAATCATCCTGGGGATCGGCGGTTTCCGGGCCCTGCAGGTCCTCGGCAAGAAGCCGACCGTCTGCCACATGAACGAAGGCCATGCCGCATTTTTGAGCTTGGAAAGGCTCCGCCAGTTCATGACCGAGCACAACTGCGACCTACGCACCGCCCGCAAGTGCGTGGTCGCCGGCAACGTCTTCACGACGCACACTCCCGTCCCGGCGGGGTTTGACATCTTCCAAAAGCCGATGTTGGAGAAGCACCTTTCCAAGCTCGTCGGCGAACTGGGGATGCCGTTCGACCAGTTCCTCCGCCTCGGCCGCATCAACAAGGGTGACGAGGCCGAGCCCCTCAACATGGCCGTCCTTGCCATGGAGAACTCGAACCATGTGAACGGCGTGAGCAAGCTCCACGCCCAAGTCACGCGCGAGATGTTCCAAGACCGCTGGCCCGACTACCCGCTGGAAGACGTGCCGGTGGACGCGGTGACCAACGGCATCCACACGATGACATTTGTGGGCAACCGCATCGGCGCTCTGCTCGACAAACACATCGGCCCCGAATGGCGTGACGACCCTAGCGACCGCCAGATGTGGGCCAAGGTCCGCGACATCCCCAACGAGGCGCTGTGGGAGTCACGAGAAAACGCCCGCGGTGACTTTGTGCGCTTCTGCCGGGCCCACCTCCGCAAGCGCCTGCGGGCCCAGACGGGGACAATCGACCTCAGGAGCGTTCAAGACATCCTGGACCCGCGCGTCCTGACCATCGGGTTCGCCCGAAGGTTTGCGACATACAAGCGGGCCACCCTGCTCTTCAAGGACAAGGAGCGTCTCAAGAGCCTGCTCTTCCACCCCGAGCGGCCCGTCCAGTTCGTCTTCGCCGGAAAGGCGCATCCCCGCGACGACGGCGGCAAAAAGCTGATCCAGGACATCGTCCAGTTCATCCGCCACGAGGGGGCTCGGACACGGATGGTCTTTCTCGAGGACTACGACATGCACGTCGCCCGACGCCTTGTCCAGGGCGTGGACGTCTGGCTCAACAACCCGCGCCGCCCTCTGGAGGCCAGCGGCACCAGCGGCATGAAGGTCGTGCCCAACGGCGGGTTGAACTGCTCGATCCTCGACGGCTGGTGGGCCGAGGGGTACCGCAAGGGCCTCGGCTGGGCGATCGGCGACGAAAGCAGCAGCCCCGACGAGGGACACCAAGACTGGCTCGACTCGCGCGCCCTCTACCAACTCATCGAGCAAGAGATCGCGCCCACCTTCTATCACCGCGGGGAGACCGGTGTCCCCGTGGGATGGGTAGAGATGATGAAGGACAGCATGGCCGAGCTCGCCCCGACCTTCAGCACCCTGCGCATGGTCCGCGAGTACACGTCGAGGTGCTACATGCCGGCGTCTCAGATGTTCAACCGTTTGGTTGATAACGGTCTCGA
- the rnc gene encoding ribonuclease III, producing the protein MIPKAIPLKSEDLFRVAMCHRSAAANSVQDSYERMEFYGDAVVGLIVAQYFYEHQPDWDQGMMSKARSSVVQEGPLAERALTLGLDQHLVLGPGEETTGGRTRPSVLCDIFEAVVGAVYIESGLEKARWFVLEQLHPYLMQVSAGDVSPNDHKSRLQEVAQSLWRKTPVYRVSREGGTAHERRFTVQVIFDNEVMGEGDGRSKKEAEQAAAKDALEVIDRANRARAGMDARFEQEI; encoded by the coding sequence ATGATCCCGAAAGCAATCCCCCTGAAGAGCGAGGACTTGTTCCGGGTGGCCATGTGCCACCGCTCCGCGGCGGCCAATTCGGTGCAAGACAGTTACGAAAGGATGGAGTTCTACGGTGACGCTGTCGTCGGCCTCATCGTCGCCCAATATTTTTACGAGCACCAGCCCGATTGGGACCAGGGGATGATGAGCAAGGCCCGCTCGTCCGTGGTCCAGGAGGGCCCCTTGGCCGAGCGGGCGCTGACCCTCGGCCTGGACCAGCACCTCGTCCTCGGCCCCGGTGAAGAGACCACCGGAGGGCGGACGCGCCCGTCCGTCTTGTGCGACATCTTCGAGGCGGTCGTCGGCGCGGTCTACATCGAGTCGGGTCTGGAAAAGGCCCGATGGTTCGTCCTTGAGCAACTCCACCCCTACTTGATGCAAGTCAGTGCGGGGGACGTCAGCCCGAACGACCATAAGTCCCGCCTCCAGGAAGTCGCGCAATCTTTATGGAGAAAGACGCCGGTCTACCGGGTCTCCCGGGAGGGTGGGACGGCCCACGAGCGCCGGTTCACGGTCCAAGTGATCTTCGACAACGAGGTCATGGGCGAAGGAGACGGCCGCAGCAAGAAGGAGGCCGAGCAGGCCGCCGCCAAAGACGCCCTAGAGGTTATTGACAGGGCGAACCGCGCCCGCGCCGGCATGGATGCCAGATTCGAACAGGAAATCTAA